From a region of the Macrobrachium nipponense isolate FS-2020 chromosome 3, ASM1510439v2, whole genome shotgun sequence genome:
- the LOC135222543 gene encoding uncharacterized protein LOC135222543 produces the protein MQVNKYLTIAILFGIGGQSEGEKCKSKKEDLDVCLGQVAPLMPKSGLPHTRLDLNNMCKAFKGGMACVDRYTSNCLSPEERSEHDDLKGARSFLAFLCDDPVFQKDYLSHGPCLRDVSSDWEKCHFHFKRLVSLQHQATNITAAVRDHNLCCIREGFLSCVYRVGYFRCQKPEALFLKKVTATLSYNDIQAEKCRHVNRKTCSRASDQFLSVQYRLEWSLAAKFLSILTLQSSAWLLLL, from the exons GGGGCCAGAGTGAGGGCGAGAAATGCAAGTCAAAAAAGGAGGACCTGGATGTGTGTCTGGGCCAAGTGGCTCCCCTCATGCCCAAGAGTGGTCTACCCCATACCCGACTTGATCTTAACAATATGTGCAA GGCCTTCAAGGGCGGCATGGCCTGCGTTGACAGGTACACCTCCAACTGCCTGAGCCCCGAGGAGAGATCGGAGCATGATGACCTGAAGGGGGCGAGGTCGTTTCTGGCCTTTCTCTGCGACGACCCCGTTTTCCAAAAAG ACTACTTGTCGCACGGGCCGTGCTTGCGGGATGTGAGCAGCGACTGGGAGAAATGCCACTTCCACTTCAAGCGCCTCGTGAGTCTTCAACACCAGGCCACCAACATCACAGCCGCCGTCAGGGACCACAATTTATGCTG CATCCGTGAGGGCTTCTTGTCTTGTGTGTACAGAGTCGGCTACTTCCGGTGCCAAAAACCCGAGGCCCTCTTCCTGAAGAAGGTGACGGCGACGTTGTCCTACAACGACATTCAGGCGGAGAAATGTCGGCATGTCAACAGAAAGACTTGCTCACGCGCAAGCGACCAGTTCCTCAGCGTTCAGTACCGTTTGGAATGGTCATTAGCGGCGAAGTTTCTTTCGATCTTGACATTGCAAAGCTCTGCCTGGCTTCTTCTTCTATAA